In Gossypium arboreum isolate Shixiya-1 chromosome 6, ASM2569848v2, whole genome shotgun sequence, the following are encoded in one genomic region:
- the LOC108485095 gene encoding probable WRKY transcription factor 70 — translation MDTLYPWPEPETLSSNKKRVIQKLVEGQQCATELQVIVLHNNKPPQQAEELVQKILWSFNQTLSMLAEAGHHDEVISQNQATCNDDCKSQDSSESSKRSLSAFVKDKRGCYKRKRFAQTKIVVSDKIEDGHAWRKYGQKNILHSKHPRSYFRCSHKHDQGCSAIKQVQRMEDDAQMYHITYIGTHTCRDQYSSMATPRIDSPSPILKLESEEQATTPSDVTDLDSMTMWTDVMMGGVGFEIDVVSNMYSCTEITCLDLEPVELENGLLFDDTDFA, via the exons ATGGATACTCTTTATCCATGGCCTGAACCTGAAACACTATCAAGCAACAAGAAAAGGGTAATACAAAAACTTGTGGAAGGTCAACAGTGTGCTACTGAGCTTCAAGTTATTGTACTCCACAACAACAAGCCCCCTCAACAAGCTGAGGAGCTTGTGCAAAAGATCTTGTGGTCATTTAATCAAACACTTTCTATGCTAGCTGAAGCTGGTCATCATGATGAAGTGATTTCCCAGAATCAGGCAACTTGTAATGATGATTGTAAGTCTCAAGATTCTAGTGAGAGCAGCAAGAGATCACTTTCAGCATTCGTTAAGGATAAGAGGGGCTGTTACAAGAGAAA GAGGTTTGCTCAAACAAAGATAGTGGTGTCTGATAAAATAGAAGATGGGCATGCATGGAGAAAATATGGACAAAAAAATATCTTACATTCTAAACATCCAAG GAGTTACTTCAGGTGCAGTCACAAGCATGATCAAGGCTGTAGTGCTATCAAACAAGTTCAAAGAATGGAAGATGATGCCCAAATGTACCACATCACATACATTGGTACCCACACTTGCAGAGACCAGTACTCATCCATGGCTACACCACGAATCGACAGTCCGAGTCCGATATTAAAACTCGAATCCGAGGAACAAGCGACGACACCAAGCGATGTTACGGATTTGGATTCGATGACCATGTGGACGGATGTAATGATGGGTGGTGTTGGTTTTGAAATTGATGTGGTGTCCAACATGTATTCATGCACTGAAATCACTTGTCTGGATTTAGAACCTGTTGAGCTTGAAAATGGTTTGCTGTTTGATGACACTGATTTTGCTTAG